AGCTGAACAGTCGGCTTTCCCCCCGATTCGGTCATACTCAGGCGTCCAAAGCGGGCGCGACGCTCAAGTTGCGCGTTCATAGCCTGCCAAATTCCTCCTTCACCCTCCCCTTGGCTGCGGCTGCCCGATGGTTATAATAAGCGCCGTTCAGGAGACTCCATGTTGTCAGATCACTACCAGCGTCCGCTCAAAGACCTGCGCATCTCGGTGACCGACCGGTGTAATTTTCGCTGCACCTACTGCATGCCGCTCGATGAGTACGAGTGGCTGGAGAAGAGCGAGGTCTTATCCTTTGAAGAAATCACCCGGGTGGTGCGCCTGTTCGTCCGACTGGGCGTGGAAAAGGTCCGTTTGACCGGTGGCGAGCCCATGGCCCGGCGGGACCTGGAGAAACTGATCGCCAAACTGTCGGCCCTGGAAAACGCCCCGGAACTGTGCCTGACGACGAACGGCTCACTGCTGGCCGACAGAGCCGCCGACTTCAGAGCGGCCGGCCTGCGCCGCATCAACGTCAGCCTCGACTCGCTGCGGCCCGAGCGCTTCCGTCAGATCACCAAGCGGGGCGATCTCAGCAAGGTCGTGGACGGCCTGTTTGCCGCCCAACGGGCCGGCCTGTCTCCGATCAAGATCAACGCGGTCATCGAACGCGGGGTGAATGACGACGAGATCCTCGACCTGGTCGCCTTTGCCCGCGAGCACGGCTTTGCCCTGCGGTTCATTGAATTCATGGATGTCGGCAACGCCAACGGCTGGCAGTCCGACAAAATCGTCACCAAGCAGGAAATCCTCCAAACGATTCAGGGCCGGTTTCCGCTGCGCGAGATCGGCCGCGACAAGGGCAGCGCGCCGTCGGTCGATTATGCCTTTGTGGATGGCGACGGTGATATCGGCGTAATCGCCTCGGTCAGCGAGCCGTTCTGTACCAGCTGCACCCGGGCGCGTCTGACCGCCGACGGCAAGTTTGTGACCTGCCTGTTTTCCAACACCGGTTATAACCTGAAAGCCCTGCTGCGCAACGGCGCCTCGGATGACGATGTCCTGGCCGTCCTGGGCCGCATCTGGGGCACACGTCGGGATCGCTACTCGGAAGAGCGGCTGGCCGCACTGCGGTCCGCCGCAGGCTACGACCCGAAAGAACACAAAAAGATCGAAATGATCAGTCTGGGCGGCTGAGCTTCCAGCGCGCCCAAAACCAGCGCTAAAATCTGGTCGTCAGCTCCGGCATGACCGCCAGGGTCTTGAGGTCGTATACACTGACCTCCCCGCCCCCGCGGTTGTCGGCGAGCTGCAACAGCCCCACCGTTCCGGGTTGGGCCGCATAGTTGTGGGGAAAGGTCGGGCTGCCGGGATTGATGACCAGCACCTGGCCGTGGCGCTTGACGCCTTCAACATGGGTGTGGCCGCACACGATGAAATCGGTGGGACCGTCAAAGTAGAACTCCATGGTGCGTTCGATGGGCCACTGGGAGAAGTCCTCGGGATCCAACACATCGTGCACCAGCCCGATCCGATAGCCGGCCGCGCTGGTGACCGCAGCCTCGCGTAGGCGCGGGTCGTCGGGGACAACCGGGCGACCGCCCGAGCCGTCGTCGCCGTTGCCCCGACAGGCCAGCACCGGGGCGATATCTTCCAGCCAATCGAGCACCTCCAGACAGTGCAGATCGCCGGCGTGGAGGATCAGATCCGCTCCGGCAAAAACCGTGCGCACCTGGCCCGGCAGTTCGGGCATGGCTTCGGGAATATGGGTGTCGGAAATCAGACCAATTTTCATCTGGTGTCTCGCTTCTTGGGGCGACTATATCGGCTGGACAGGCGTTCGGCAACGTGAGATGTAGGGGGGAAGATTTAGGCGAAAGGGGTCGGCGTATGTCGAGCACCGACACGGCACGTCTCGCACTCACGACACTGAGCGAAGAAGAGAGGCTGTTTCAGTCCATGGTCCGGGAGTTTGCCGAGGAGAGGGTCAAACCGCAGGTCATGGACATGGACCGGGCGGCCAAGATCCCGCGCGAGCTGATCGATCGACTGTTTGACCTGGGCGTGATGGGGGTTGAGATCCCGCTGGAGTACGGCGGGGCGGGATCGAGCTTTTTCATGGCGATTCTGGCCATCGAAGAAATGGCCCGGGTCGATCCTGCGGTATCGGTGTGTATCGATGTCCAGAACACCCTGGTC
This region of Desulfurellaceae bacterium genomic DNA includes:
- the moaA gene encoding GTP 3',8-cyclase MoaA, with the protein product MLSDHYQRPLKDLRISVTDRCNFRCTYCMPLDEYEWLEKSEVLSFEEITRVVRLFVRLGVEKVRLTGGEPMARRDLEKLIAKLSALENAPELCLTTNGSLLADRAADFRAAGLRRINVSLDSLRPERFRQITKRGDLSKVVDGLFAAQRAGLSPIKINAVIERGVNDDEILDLVAFAREHGFALRFIEFMDVGNANGWQSDKIVTKQEILQTIQGRFPLREIGRDKGSAPSVDYAFVDGDGDIGVIASVSEPFCTSCTRARLTADGKFVTCLFSNTGYNLKALLRNGASDDDVLAVLGRIWGTRRDRYSEERLAALRSAAGYDPKEHKKIEMISLGG
- a CDS encoding metallophosphoesterase family protein, whose protein sequence is MKIGLISDTHIPEAMPELPGQVRTVFAGADLILHAGDLHCLEVLDWLEDIAPVLACRGNGDDGSGGRPVVPDDPRLREAAVTSAAGYRIGLVHDVLDPEDFSQWPIERTMEFYFDGPTDFIVCGHTHVEGVKRHGQVLVINPGSPTFPHNYAAQPGTVGLLQLADNRGGGEVSVYDLKTLAVMPELTTRF